Proteins encoded together in one Salmo trutta chromosome 3, fSalTru1.1, whole genome shotgun sequence window:
- the nocta gene encoding nocturnin isoform X2 gives MGSSSSSRLFGTLAQTLNSAPLAQQDYDPEHQDSDQDPEGLEQADPDQLLKECEEILQNRPARPHRDLVYPADPKHQHQYRNNEQQQTPSIRVMTWNILAQALGEGKDGFVQCPLDALNWAERKYLILEEILTYRPDILCLQEVDHYYDTFQPILASLGYHSTFLPKPWSPCLDVASNNGPDGCALFYRRARFSLLHTSHLRLSAMMLPTNQVAIVQTLRCRETGQRLCVAVTHLKARSGWERLRGAQGADLLQSLKAITSRAAGSDPVSRGPGGGSGTEGVPLIVCGDFNAEPTEDVYRRFMSSPLGLDSAYKLLSADGQTEPAYTTWKIRPSGESCCTLDYIWYSHGAFTVDTLLDIPTEEQIGPDRLPSYHYPSDHLSLLCDVSFREPRDQPHRLM, from the exons ATgggcagcagtagcagcagcaggctgTTTGGTACCCTGGCCCAGACCCTGAACAGTGCTCCACTGGCCCAGCAGGACTACGACCCAGAGCACCAGGACTCAGACCAGGACCCGGAGGGCCTGGAGCAGGCCGACCCAGACCAGCTGCTCAAGGAGTGCGAGGAGATCCTCCAGAACCGGCCGGCCCGTCCACACCGGGACCTGGTCTACCCTGCAGACCCAAAACACCAGCACCAATACAGGAACAATGAGCAGCAGCAAACGCCATCCATACGGGTCATGACATGGAACATCCTAGCTCAAG ctcTAGGGGAGGGTAAGGATGGCTTTGTGCAATGTCCTCTGGATGCTCTGAACTGGGCTGAGAGGAAGTACCTGATCCTGGAAGAGATCCTCACCTACCGCCCTGACATCCTGTGTCTCCAGGAAGTGGACCACTACTACGACACCTTCCAGCCCATCTTGGCCAGCCTGGGCTACCACAGCACATTCCTGCCCAAGCCCTGGTCCCCCTGCCTGGACGTGGCCAGCAACAACGGCCCTGACGGCTGTGCACTCTTCTACCGCCGCGCCCGCTTCAGCCTCCTCCACACCTCCCACCTGCGCCTCTCTGCCATGATGCTGCCTACCAATCAGGTGGCCATCGTGCAGACGCTGCGTTGCCGGGAGACGGGCCAGAGGCTGTGCGTGGCCGTGACCCACCTGAAGGCAAGGAGCGGCTGGGAGAGGCTGAGGGGGGCCCAAGGGGCTGACCTGCTGCAGAGCCTAAAGGCTATCACCTCGCGGGCGGCTGGGTCAGACCCAGTCAGTAGGGGACCTGGGGGAGGGAGTGGGACAGAGGGGGTGCCTCTGATAGTGTGTGGGGACTTTAACGCTGAGCCCACGGAGGACGTGTACAGGCGTTTTATGTCCTCCCCCCTGGGTCTGGACTCCGCCTATAAGCTGCTGAGTGCAGACGGGCAGACGGAGCCGGCCTACACTACCTGGAAGATCCGTCCCTCAGGGGAGAGCTGCTGTACCCTGGACTACATCTGGTACTCTCACGGTGCTTTCACTGTGGACACCCTGCTGGACATACCCACTGAGGAACAGATAGGACCTGACCGCCTGCCCTCATACCACTACCCCTCCGACCACCTCTCACTGCTCTGTGATGTCAGCTTCAGGGAGCCCAGGGACCAACCTCATAGGCTGATGTAG
- the LOC115172229 gene encoding ETS-related transcription factor Elf-2 isoform X1 → MTSVVVADGGGNMVEYITVMEETEQSEENLCEEGEVVQEMVETVIGEDGEEYPAVVVEEVPSAQLEQCYAAQVLVYDDGTYLMQDVGDEQEVVTEVVETVEVSSHGGMVCFDKTFEAAEALLHMDSPSSFHGDRNNTVEDVMMETVVEVSTECEPIEEDSFPIPPDYEPPSAKKKKGGRKPKTQQPQPDTNGNIDLGIRQRPREGKGSTTYLWEFLLDLLQDKNTCPRYIKWMQRDKGIFKLVDSKAVSKLWGKHKNKPDMNYETMGRALRYYYQRGILAKVAGQRLAYQFKDMPKNIRVLDDDGEEEEGEASDHHQTLIIDPATSTQTQQSYVTVIPTSSGNRTMRLAMPMVMTTTLGQMTINSSTVFTTQAPITLGNAHAGGPKLVIQTLPAMMPAGAKSGEKITIITIPAAQLAQLTQGNLSAQLSGQLAQLIQAKPVTQLVQAKPVTQLVQAKPVTQLVQAKPVTQLVQAKPVNQLVQAKPVTQLVQAKPAPPLILAKPVTVTQQPPATSPVGKPQLPPSTTITIPVPTPSTHPEKEAISSHTALPESTPSVSTALPQSSPEDPSDSESAQNPVDPES, encoded by the exons ATGACCTCTGTTGTGGTGGCAGACGGTGGAGGGAATATGGTGGAGTACATCACTGTCATGGAAGAGACTGAGCAG AGTGAGGAGAACCTctgtgaggagggggaggtggtgcAGGAGATGGTGGAGACTGTaataggggaggatggggaggagtatcctgctgtggtggtggaaGAGGTGCCCAGTGCCCAGTTGGAGCAGTGCTACGCTGCCCAGGTGCTGGTCTATGATGACGGGACCTACCTGATGCAGGACGTGGGAGACGAGCAGGAGGTGGTCACAGAGGTAGTGGAGACAG TAGAGGTGTCATCACACGGGGGCATGGTGTGCTTTGATAAGACCTTCGAGGCGGCCGAGGCCCTTCTTCACATGGACTCCCCCAGCAGTTTCCATGGAGACCGCAACAACACAG TGGAGGACGTGATGATGGAGACGGTGGTGGAGGTGTCTACAGAGTGTGAGCCCATAGAGGAGGACAGCTTCCCTATACCCCCCGACTATGAGCCTCCGTCTGCCAAGAAGAAGAAAG GGGGACGGAAGCCGAAGACACAACAGCCTCAGCCTGACACCAACGGAAACATTGACCTGGGAATCAGGCAGAGACCCAGAGAGGGAAAAG GGAGCACCACCTACCTATGGGAGTTCCTGTTGGATCTCCTCCAGGATAAGAACACCTGTCCCAGGTACATCAAGTGGATGCAGCGGGACAAGGGAATCTTCAAGCTGGTCGACTCCAAGGCCGTGTCCAAGCTGTGGGGCAAACACAAGAACAAACCTGACATGAACTATGAAACCATGGGCAGGGCACTCAG GTATTACTACCAGAGGGGGATCCTAGCCAAGGTGGCGGGCCAGAGGCTAGCCTACCAGTTTAAAGACATGCCCAAGAACATCAGGGTGCTCGACGATgacggggaggaggaggagggggaagccTCTGATCACCACCAGACACTGATTATTGACCCTGCCACCTCCACCCAGACACAGCAGAGTTACGTCACCGTCATCCCCACCTCGTCCGGCAACAG GACCATGCGTTTGGCCATGCCCATGGTCATGACGACGACACTGGGTCAGATGACCATCAACTCCTCCACCGTTTTCACCACCCAGGCTCCCATCACTCTGGGCAACGCCCACGCTGGCGGGCCCAAGCTGGTGATCCAGACCCTGCCCGCCATGATGCCCGCTGGGGCCAAGAGCGGTGAGaagatcaccatcatcaccatcccgGCGGCCCAGCTAGCTCAGCTAACGCAGGGCAACCTCTCAGCCCAGCTCTCAGGCCAGCTAGCTCAGCTCATACAGGCTAAACCAGTCACCCAGCTGGTGCAGGCTAAACCAGTCACCCAGCTGGTGCAGGCTAAACCAGTCACCCAGCTGGTGCAGGCTAAACCAGTCACCCAGCTGGTGCAGGCTAAACCAGTCAACCAGCTGGTGCAGGCTAAACCAGTCACCCAGCTGGTGCAGGCTAAACCAGCCCCTCCACTCATACTGGCAAAGCCTGTGACTGTGACCCAGCAGCCACCTGCCACCTCCCCTGTAGGTAAACCacagctccctccctccaccacaaTCACAATCCCTGTACCTACCCCCTCTACACACCCTGAAAAAGAGGCCATCTCATCCCACACAGCCCTCCCAGAGTCCACCCCTTCAGTGAGCACAGCGCTCCCCCAGTCTAGCCCGGAAGACCCCTCTGACTCGGAGTCGGCACAGAACCCAGTGGACCCTGAATCTTGA
- the LOC115172229 gene encoding ETS-related transcription factor Elf-2 isoform X2 translates to MTSVVVADGGGNMVEYITVMEETEQSEENLCEEGEVVQEMVETVIGEDGEEYPAVVVEEVPSAQLEQCYAAQVLVYDDGTYLMQDVGDEQEVVTEVVETEVSSHGGMVCFDKTFEAAEALLHMDSPSSFHGDRNNTVEDVMMETVVEVSTECEPIEEDSFPIPPDYEPPSAKKKKGGRKPKTQQPQPDTNGNIDLGIRQRPREGKGSTTYLWEFLLDLLQDKNTCPRYIKWMQRDKGIFKLVDSKAVSKLWGKHKNKPDMNYETMGRALRYYYQRGILAKVAGQRLAYQFKDMPKNIRVLDDDGEEEEGEASDHHQTLIIDPATSTQTQQSYVTVIPTSSGNRTMRLAMPMVMTTTLGQMTINSSTVFTTQAPITLGNAHAGGPKLVIQTLPAMMPAGAKSGEKITIITIPAAQLAQLTQGNLSAQLSGQLAQLIQAKPVTQLVQAKPVTQLVQAKPVTQLVQAKPVTQLVQAKPVNQLVQAKPVTQLVQAKPAPPLILAKPVTVTQQPPATSPVGKPQLPPSTTITIPVPTPSTHPEKEAISSHTALPESTPSVSTALPQSSPEDPSDSESAQNPVDPES, encoded by the exons ATGACCTCTGTTGTGGTGGCAGACGGTGGAGGGAATATGGTGGAGTACATCACTGTCATGGAAGAGACTGAGCAG AGTGAGGAGAACCTctgtgaggagggggaggtggtgcAGGAGATGGTGGAGACTGTaataggggaggatggggaggagtatcctgctgtggtggtggaaGAGGTGCCCAGTGCCCAGTTGGAGCAGTGCTACGCTGCCCAGGTGCTGGTCTATGATGACGGGACCTACCTGATGCAGGACGTGGGAGACGAGCAGGAGGTGGTCACAGAGGTAGTGGAGACAG AGGTGTCATCACACGGGGGCATGGTGTGCTTTGATAAGACCTTCGAGGCGGCCGAGGCCCTTCTTCACATGGACTCCCCCAGCAGTTTCCATGGAGACCGCAACAACACAG TGGAGGACGTGATGATGGAGACGGTGGTGGAGGTGTCTACAGAGTGTGAGCCCATAGAGGAGGACAGCTTCCCTATACCCCCCGACTATGAGCCTCCGTCTGCCAAGAAGAAGAAAG GGGGACGGAAGCCGAAGACACAACAGCCTCAGCCTGACACCAACGGAAACATTGACCTGGGAATCAGGCAGAGACCCAGAGAGGGAAAAG GGAGCACCACCTACCTATGGGAGTTCCTGTTGGATCTCCTCCAGGATAAGAACACCTGTCCCAGGTACATCAAGTGGATGCAGCGGGACAAGGGAATCTTCAAGCTGGTCGACTCCAAGGCCGTGTCCAAGCTGTGGGGCAAACACAAGAACAAACCTGACATGAACTATGAAACCATGGGCAGGGCACTCAG GTATTACTACCAGAGGGGGATCCTAGCCAAGGTGGCGGGCCAGAGGCTAGCCTACCAGTTTAAAGACATGCCCAAGAACATCAGGGTGCTCGACGATgacggggaggaggaggagggggaagccTCTGATCACCACCAGACACTGATTATTGACCCTGCCACCTCCACCCAGACACAGCAGAGTTACGTCACCGTCATCCCCACCTCGTCCGGCAACAG GACCATGCGTTTGGCCATGCCCATGGTCATGACGACGACACTGGGTCAGATGACCATCAACTCCTCCACCGTTTTCACCACCCAGGCTCCCATCACTCTGGGCAACGCCCACGCTGGCGGGCCCAAGCTGGTGATCCAGACCCTGCCCGCCATGATGCCCGCTGGGGCCAAGAGCGGTGAGaagatcaccatcatcaccatcccgGCGGCCCAGCTAGCTCAGCTAACGCAGGGCAACCTCTCAGCCCAGCTCTCAGGCCAGCTAGCTCAGCTCATACAGGCTAAACCAGTCACCCAGCTGGTGCAGGCTAAACCAGTCACCCAGCTGGTGCAGGCTAAACCAGTCACCCAGCTGGTGCAGGCTAAACCAGTCACCCAGCTGGTGCAGGCTAAACCAGTCAACCAGCTGGTGCAGGCTAAACCAGTCACCCAGCTGGTGCAGGCTAAACCAGCCCCTCCACTCATACTGGCAAAGCCTGTGACTGTGACCCAGCAGCCACCTGCCACCTCCCCTGTAGGTAAACCacagctccctccctccaccacaaTCACAATCCCTGTACCTACCCCCTCTACACACCCTGAAAAAGAGGCCATCTCATCCCACACAGCCCTCCCAGAGTCCACCCCTTCAGTGAGCACAGCGCTCCCCCAGTCTAGCCCGGAAGACCCCTCTGACTCGGAGTCGGCACAGAACCCAGTGGACCCTGAATCTTGA
- the LOC115172229 gene encoding fibrous sheath CABYR-binding protein isoform X4 yields MFLCRTAWQRCGHLARKSAYQLSRDVLPRRQMSSLPGGTGDNIIYALLCGGAFVGAVAYTYSTVTTDHARFTDRVADINARPKAEWVPKPWPPKSRDEEEEGEEAVADGEEEAEEAAAGEEAAAEEAVEAENVAEPAEEAEAVSEEPAVEAAVEEVAVVEAETVVEEIAEAVAEAAEVIVEVAEEVVEVAKEVEAAAEEVVIVAEAVEDAAEAIAVPTIAEEAVAVAELESNVAPVAMAAASALAVATVAEVVLEVKEAAPVEAPAAEEAAPVEAAPIEEAPTAVEEAPIEAAAAEIVEADAAPVEADAAPVEADAAPVEAEAAPVEADAAPVEADAAPAVEEAPAAVEEAPAAVEEAPAAKEYIVVVLEGASKSDKRPKVLGVGPMTGRMIPDEDEAPAAEVTGMSDDLCCGGRRWREYGGVHHCHGRD; encoded by the exons tgCTGCCACGGCGACAGATGTCGTCGCTCCCCGGTGGTACTGGGGATAACATCATCTATGCCCTGCTGTGTGGTGGGGCCTTTGTTGGAGCAGTCGCCTAT ACGTACAGCACTGTGACCACAGACCACGCCAGATTCACCGACCGTGTGGCGGATATCAACGCTCGTCCCAAGGCTGAGTGGGTTCCCAAACCATGGCCCCCCAAGA Gcagggatgaggaagaggagg GTGAGGAAGCAGTAGCCGATGgagaggaggaagcagaggaggcGGCGGCTGGAGAGGAGGCTGCAGCTGAAGAGGCTGTAGAGGCGGAAAACGTAGCAGAACCTGCTGAAGAGGCCGAGGCAGTCTCTGAAGAACCTGCTGTGGAGGCAGCCGTAGAGGAAGTGGCTGTAGTAGAAGCAGAGACTGTGGTGGAGGAGATCGCAGAGGCTGTCGCCGAGGCTGCTGAAGTCATCGTCGAGGTCGCTGAGGAGGTCGTTGAGGTGGCTAAGGAAGTAGAGGCGGCAGCAGAGGAAGTGGTCATAGTGGCCGAGGCTGTGGAGGATGCTGCAGAGGCCATTGCCGTGCCCACCATCGCCGAGGAAGCAGTTGCTGTGGCAGAGCTAGAGAGCAATG TGGCACCAGTCGCTATGGCAGCAGCCTCTGCTTTGGCGGTGGCAACAGTCGCTGAAGTAGTTTTAGAAGTCAAGGAGGCTGCCCCAGTGGAGGCCCCAGCTGcagaagaagcagctccagtcGAGGCCGCACCCATAGAAGAGGCTCCAACTGCAGTCGAAGAAGCTCCAATTGAGGCTGCCGCAGCAGAGATTGTGGAGGCAGACGCTGCACCTGTGGAGGCAGACGCTGCACCTGTGGAGGCAGACGCTGCACCTGTGGAGGCAGAAGCTGCACCTGTGGAGGCAGACGCTGCACCTGTGGAGGCAGACGCTGCACCTGCGGTGGAAGAGGCGCCAGCTGCGGTGGAAGAGGCGCCAGCTGCGGTGGAAGAGGCGCCAGCTGCTAAGGAGTACATTGTAGTGGTGCTGGAGGGAGCGAGCAAGTCAGACAAGAGGCCCAAAGTCCTGGGGGTTGGCCCCATGACCGGCAGGATGATCCCAGACGAAGATGAGGCCCCTGCTGCTGAGGTAACAG GAATGAGTGATGACCTCTGTTGTGGTGGCAGACGGTGGAGGGAATATGGTGGAGTACATCACTGTCATGGAAGAGACTGA
- the LOC115172229 gene encoding fibrous sheath CABYR-binding protein isoform X5 — protein sequence MFLCRTAWQRCGHLARKSAYQLSRDVLPRRQMSSLPGGTGDNIIYALLCGGAFVGAVAYTYSTVTTDHARFTDRVADINARPKAEWVPKPWPPKSEEAVADGEEEAEEAAAGEEAAAEEAVEAENVAEPAEEAEAVSEEPAVEAAVEEVAVVEAETVVEEIAEAVAEAAEVIVEVAEEVVEVAKEVEAAAEEVVIVAEAVEDAAEAIAVPTIAEEAVAVAELESNVAPVAMAAASALAVATVAEVVLEVKEAAPVEAPAAEEAAPVEAAPIEEAPTAVEEAPIEAAAAEIVEADAAPVEADAAPVEADAAPVEAEAAPVEADAAPVEADAAPAVEEAPAAVEEAPAAVEEAPAAKEYIVVVLEGASKSDKRPKVLGVGPMTGRMIPDEDEAPAAEGKRRGLRMKMQLNQLTVSTWSPWMIYLP from the exons tgCTGCCACGGCGACAGATGTCGTCGCTCCCCGGTGGTACTGGGGATAACATCATCTATGCCCTGCTGTGTGGTGGGGCCTTTGTTGGAGCAGTCGCCTAT ACGTACAGCACTGTGACCACAGACCACGCCAGATTCACCGACCGTGTGGCGGATATCAACGCTCGTCCCAAGGCTGAGTGGGTTCCCAAACCATGGCCCCCCAAGA GTGAGGAAGCAGTAGCCGATGgagaggaggaagcagaggaggcGGCGGCTGGAGAGGAGGCTGCAGCTGAAGAGGCTGTAGAGGCGGAAAACGTAGCAGAACCTGCTGAAGAGGCCGAGGCAGTCTCTGAAGAACCTGCTGTGGAGGCAGCCGTAGAGGAAGTGGCTGTAGTAGAAGCAGAGACTGTGGTGGAGGAGATCGCAGAGGCTGTCGCCGAGGCTGCTGAAGTCATCGTCGAGGTCGCTGAGGAGGTCGTTGAGGTGGCTAAGGAAGTAGAGGCGGCAGCAGAGGAAGTGGTCATAGTGGCCGAGGCTGTGGAGGATGCTGCAGAGGCCATTGCCGTGCCCACCATCGCCGAGGAAGCAGTTGCTGTGGCAGAGCTAGAGAGCAATG TGGCACCAGTCGCTATGGCAGCAGCCTCTGCTTTGGCGGTGGCAACAGTCGCTGAAGTAGTTTTAGAAGTCAAGGAGGCTGCCCCAGTGGAGGCCCCAGCTGcagaagaagcagctccagtcGAGGCCGCACCCATAGAAGAGGCTCCAACTGCAGTCGAAGAAGCTCCAATTGAGGCTGCCGCAGCAGAGATTGTGGAGGCAGACGCTGCACCTGTGGAGGCAGACGCTGCACCTGTGGAGGCAGACGCTGCACCTGTGGAGGCAGAAGCTGCACCTGTGGAGGCAGACGCTGCACCTGTGGAGGCAGACGCTGCACCTGCGGTGGAAGAGGCGCCAGCTGCGGTGGAAGAGGCGCCAGCTGCGGTGGAAGAGGCGCCAGCTGCTAAGGAGTACATTGTAGTGGTGCTGGAGGGAGCGAGCAAGTCAGACAAGAGGCCCAAAGTCCTGGGGGTTGGCCCCATGACCGGCAGGATGATCCCAGACGAAGATGAGGCCCCTGCTGCTGAG GGCAAGCGACGGGGCCTTAGGATGAAGATGCAGTTGAACCAACTGACAG TAAGCACTTGGAGCCCCTGGATGATATATCTACCCTGA
- the LOC115172229 gene encoding fibrous sheath CABYR-binding protein isoform X3, with product MFLCRTAWQRCGHLARKSAYQLSRDVLPRRQMSSLPGGTGDNIIYALLCGGAFVGAVAYTYSTVTTDHARFTDRVADINARPKAEWVPKPWPPKSRDEEEEGEEAVADGEEEAEEAAAGEEAAAEEAVEAENVAEPAEEAEAVSEEPAVEAAVEEVAVVEAETVVEEIAEAVAEAAEVIVEVAEEVVEVAKEVEAAAEEVVIVAEAVEDAAEAIAVPTIAEEAVAVAELESNVAPVAMAAASALAVATVAEVVLEVKEAAPVEAPAAEEAAPVEAAPIEEAPTAVEEAPIEAAAAEIVEADAAPVEADAAPVEADAAPVEAEAAPVEADAAPVEADAAPAVEEAPAAVEEAPAAVEEAPAAKEYIVVVLEGASKSDKRPKVLGVGPMTGRMIPDEDEAPAAEGKRRGLRMKMQLNQLTVSTWSPWMIYLP from the exons tgCTGCCACGGCGACAGATGTCGTCGCTCCCCGGTGGTACTGGGGATAACATCATCTATGCCCTGCTGTGTGGTGGGGCCTTTGTTGGAGCAGTCGCCTAT ACGTACAGCACTGTGACCACAGACCACGCCAGATTCACCGACCGTGTGGCGGATATCAACGCTCGTCCCAAGGCTGAGTGGGTTCCCAAACCATGGCCCCCCAAGA Gcagggatgaggaagaggagg GTGAGGAAGCAGTAGCCGATGgagaggaggaagcagaggaggcGGCGGCTGGAGAGGAGGCTGCAGCTGAAGAGGCTGTAGAGGCGGAAAACGTAGCAGAACCTGCTGAAGAGGCCGAGGCAGTCTCTGAAGAACCTGCTGTGGAGGCAGCCGTAGAGGAAGTGGCTGTAGTAGAAGCAGAGACTGTGGTGGAGGAGATCGCAGAGGCTGTCGCCGAGGCTGCTGAAGTCATCGTCGAGGTCGCTGAGGAGGTCGTTGAGGTGGCTAAGGAAGTAGAGGCGGCAGCAGAGGAAGTGGTCATAGTGGCCGAGGCTGTGGAGGATGCTGCAGAGGCCATTGCCGTGCCCACCATCGCCGAGGAAGCAGTTGCTGTGGCAGAGCTAGAGAGCAATG TGGCACCAGTCGCTATGGCAGCAGCCTCTGCTTTGGCGGTGGCAACAGTCGCTGAAGTAGTTTTAGAAGTCAAGGAGGCTGCCCCAGTGGAGGCCCCAGCTGcagaagaagcagctccagtcGAGGCCGCACCCATAGAAGAGGCTCCAACTGCAGTCGAAGAAGCTCCAATTGAGGCTGCCGCAGCAGAGATTGTGGAGGCAGACGCTGCACCTGTGGAGGCAGACGCTGCACCTGTGGAGGCAGACGCTGCACCTGTGGAGGCAGAAGCTGCACCTGTGGAGGCAGACGCTGCACCTGTGGAGGCAGACGCTGCACCTGCGGTGGAAGAGGCGCCAGCTGCGGTGGAAGAGGCGCCAGCTGCGGTGGAAGAGGCGCCAGCTGCTAAGGAGTACATTGTAGTGGTGCTGGAGGGAGCGAGCAAGTCAGACAAGAGGCCCAAAGTCCTGGGGGTTGGCCCCATGACCGGCAGGATGATCCCAGACGAAGATGAGGCCCCTGCTGCTGAG GGCAAGCGACGGGGCCTTAGGATGAAGATGCAGTTGAACCAACTGACAG TAAGCACTTGGAGCCCCTGGATGATATATCTACCCTGA
- the LOC115172229 gene encoding fibrous sheath CABYR-binding protein isoform X6: MFLCRTAWQRCGHLARKSAYQLSRDVLPRRQMSSLPGGTGDNIIYALLCGGAFVGAVAYTYSTVTTDHARFTDRVADINARPKAEWVPKPWPPKSRDEEEEGEEAVADGEEEAEEAAAGEEAAAEEAVEAENVAEPAEEAEAVSEEPAVEAAVEEVAVVEAETVVEEIAEAVAEAAEVIVEVAEEVVEVAKEVEAAAEEVVIVAEAVEDAAEAIAVPTIAEEAVAVAELESNVAPVAMAAASALAVATVAEVVLEVKEAAPVEAPAAEEAAPVEAAPIEEAPTAVEEAPIEAAAAEIVEADAAPVEADAAPVEADAAPVEAEAAPVEADAAPVEADAAPAVEEAPAAVEEAPAAVEEAPAAKEYIVVVLEGASKSDKRPKVLGVGPMTGRMIPDEDEAPAAEVTGQATGP, translated from the exons tgCTGCCACGGCGACAGATGTCGTCGCTCCCCGGTGGTACTGGGGATAACATCATCTATGCCCTGCTGTGTGGTGGGGCCTTTGTTGGAGCAGTCGCCTAT ACGTACAGCACTGTGACCACAGACCACGCCAGATTCACCGACCGTGTGGCGGATATCAACGCTCGTCCCAAGGCTGAGTGGGTTCCCAAACCATGGCCCCCCAAGA Gcagggatgaggaagaggagg GTGAGGAAGCAGTAGCCGATGgagaggaggaagcagaggaggcGGCGGCTGGAGAGGAGGCTGCAGCTGAAGAGGCTGTAGAGGCGGAAAACGTAGCAGAACCTGCTGAAGAGGCCGAGGCAGTCTCTGAAGAACCTGCTGTGGAGGCAGCCGTAGAGGAAGTGGCTGTAGTAGAAGCAGAGACTGTGGTGGAGGAGATCGCAGAGGCTGTCGCCGAGGCTGCTGAAGTCATCGTCGAGGTCGCTGAGGAGGTCGTTGAGGTGGCTAAGGAAGTAGAGGCGGCAGCAGAGGAAGTGGTCATAGTGGCCGAGGCTGTGGAGGATGCTGCAGAGGCCATTGCCGTGCCCACCATCGCCGAGGAAGCAGTTGCTGTGGCAGAGCTAGAGAGCAATG TGGCACCAGTCGCTATGGCAGCAGCCTCTGCTTTGGCGGTGGCAACAGTCGCTGAAGTAGTTTTAGAAGTCAAGGAGGCTGCCCCAGTGGAGGCCCCAGCTGcagaagaagcagctccagtcGAGGCCGCACCCATAGAAGAGGCTCCAACTGCAGTCGAAGAAGCTCCAATTGAGGCTGCCGCAGCAGAGATTGTGGAGGCAGACGCTGCACCTGTGGAGGCAGACGCTGCACCTGTGGAGGCAGACGCTGCACCTGTGGAGGCAGAAGCTGCACCTGTGGAGGCAGACGCTGCACCTGTGGAGGCAGACGCTGCACCTGCGGTGGAAGAGGCGCCAGCTGCGGTGGAAGAGGCGCCAGCTGCGGTGGAAGAGGCGCCAGCTGCTAAGGAGTACATTGTAGTGGTGCTGGAGGGAGCGAGCAAGTCAGACAAGAGGCCCAAAGTCCTGGGGGTTGGCCCCATGACCGGCAGGATGATCCCAGACGAAGATGAGGCCCCTGCTGCTGAGGTAACAG GGCAAGCGACGGGGCCTTAG